The following proteins come from a genomic window of Pelmatolapia mariae isolate MD_Pm_ZW linkage group LG17, Pm_UMD_F_2, whole genome shotgun sequence:
- the angptl3 gene encoding angiopoietin-related protein 3 isoform X1 — protein MKVFFLLLVLTSSTVAAPLEASGRQEHPTLPSQASTIAPIQPEPRSRFAMLDDVRLLANGLLQLGQSLREFVHKTKAQINDIFQKLNIFDRSFYQLSVVTSEIKEEEEELKKTTSFLKANNEEIKNLSLEINSKINNILQERTQLQSKVGNLEESLKGLSQSMVPADQLSEITSLKEVIEAQDKTIANLLKAVKEQHDQLDYQKIKIKNLEEKLSYESFQDTADKLMDSDYETLDMFEYLKGNSTGLETSDFPVDCTDMFNKGETNSGVYVIKPNQSEPFNVFCEMSSEGGSTVIQRRVDGSVDFDQTWEKYEKGFGDLEKDFWLGLKKIHSITQEGVYILRVDLEDWKEEKHWAEYRFSLEGPSKDYSLRVSHFSGDLPDTMANCTGMRFATKDRNTDSNQNSNCARSSTGGWWLNACGEANLNARHVWLRPKGRLMRRKGIHWRPTTGSSYSLKMTKISIRQASTADISN, from the exons ATGAAGGTATTTTTCCTGTTGCTGGTGCTAACCAGTTCAACCGTTGCTGCCCCCCTGGAAGCCTCGGGTAGGCAAGAACACCCGACCCTGCCTTCCCAGGCTTCCACCATAGCACCGATCCAACCCGAGCCCAGGTCTCGCTTTGCCATGCTGGACGATGTTCGCCTACTAGCAAACGGCCTCCTCCAGTTAGGCCAGAGTTTACGAGAGTTCGTCCACAAGACCAAGGCACAGATCAACGACATCTTCCAAAAGCTCAATATTTTTGACCGCTCTTTTTACCAGCTCTCGGTCGTCACATCAGAGAttaaagaggaagaggaagagctcAAGAAGACCACTAGCTTTTTGAAGGCCAACAATGAGGAGATCAAGAATTTGTCACTGGAAATCAACTCAAAGATCAACAACATCCTGCAGGAGCGCACACAACTGCAGAGCAAGGTGGGGAACCTTGAAGAAAGTCTGAAGGGCTTGTCGCAGAGCATGGTCCCTGCCGATCAGCTTAGTGAAATCACATCTCTCAAG GAAGTGATTGAAGCTCAAGATAAAACAATTGCCAATCTTCTGAAAGCTGTGAAGGAGCAACATGATCAGCTGGACTACcagaaaataaagattaaaaacctGGAGGAAAAG CTCAGCTATGAGAGTTTTCAAGATACAGCTGATAAACTAATGGACTCTGACTACGAAACTCTTGATATGTTTGAATATCTGAAAGGAAACTCAACTGGCCTGGAAACAAGTG attttccCGTGGACTGCACTGACATGTTTAACAAAGGAGAAACAAATAGCGGTGTCTACGTTATCAAACCAAACCAATCAGAGCCGTTCAACGTTTTCTGTGAAATGAGTTCAG AAGGGGGTTCAACAGTCATCCAGCGCAGGGTTGATGGTTCGGTGGATTTTGATCAGACATGGGAAAAGTACGAAAAAGGTTTTGGAGATCTGGAAA AGGACTTCTGGCTGGGCCTAAAAAAGATTCACAGCATTACACAGGAAGGCGTTTACATCCTTCGCGTTGATTTGGAGGACTGGAAGGAGGAAAAACACTGGGCTGAATACCGCTTCTCACTGGAAGGTCCCTCCAAGGACTATAGTCTTCGTGTCAGCCATTTCTCAGGTGACCTGCCTGATACCATGGCCAACTGCACCGGCATGAGATTTGCCACGAAAGACAGAAACACCGACAGCAACCAAAACTCCAACTGTGCACGCAGCTCCACAG GTGGCTGGTGGCTCAATGCTTGCGGTGAAGCCAACCTTAATGCTAGGCATGTGTGGCTCAGACCAAAGGGGCGCTTGATGAGGAGGAAGGGCATTCACTGGAGACCAACCACAGGCTCCTCATACTCACTCAAGATGACCAAAATCTCCATTCGACAAGCTTCAACTGCTGATATCTCCAACTGA
- the angptl3 gene encoding angiopoietin-related protein 3 isoform X2 gives MKVFFLLLVLTSSTVAAPLEASGRQEHPTLPSQASTIAPIQPEPRSRFAMLDDVRLLANGLLQLGQSLREFVHKTKAQINDIFQKLNIFDRSFYQLSVVTSEIKEEEEELKKTTSFLKANNEEIKNLSLEINSKINNILQERTQLQSKVGNLEESLKGLSQSMVPADQLSEITSLKEVIEAQDKTIANLLKAVKEQHDQLDYQKIKIKNLEEKLSYESFQDTADKLMDSDYETLDMFEYLKGNSTGLETSDFPVDCTDMFNKGETNSGVYVIKPNQSEPFNVFCEMSSGGSTVIQRRVDGSVDFDQTWEKYEKGFGDLEKDFWLGLKKIHSITQEGVYILRVDLEDWKEEKHWAEYRFSLEGPSKDYSLRVSHFSGDLPDTMANCTGMRFATKDRNTDSNQNSNCARSSTGGWWLNACGEANLNARHVWLRPKGRLMRRKGIHWRPTTGSSYSLKMTKISIRQASTADISN, from the exons ATGAAGGTATTTTTCCTGTTGCTGGTGCTAACCAGTTCAACCGTTGCTGCCCCCCTGGAAGCCTCGGGTAGGCAAGAACACCCGACCCTGCCTTCCCAGGCTTCCACCATAGCACCGATCCAACCCGAGCCCAGGTCTCGCTTTGCCATGCTGGACGATGTTCGCCTACTAGCAAACGGCCTCCTCCAGTTAGGCCAGAGTTTACGAGAGTTCGTCCACAAGACCAAGGCACAGATCAACGACATCTTCCAAAAGCTCAATATTTTTGACCGCTCTTTTTACCAGCTCTCGGTCGTCACATCAGAGAttaaagaggaagaggaagagctcAAGAAGACCACTAGCTTTTTGAAGGCCAACAATGAGGAGATCAAGAATTTGTCACTGGAAATCAACTCAAAGATCAACAACATCCTGCAGGAGCGCACACAACTGCAGAGCAAGGTGGGGAACCTTGAAGAAAGTCTGAAGGGCTTGTCGCAGAGCATGGTCCCTGCCGATCAGCTTAGTGAAATCACATCTCTCAAG GAAGTGATTGAAGCTCAAGATAAAACAATTGCCAATCTTCTGAAAGCTGTGAAGGAGCAACATGATCAGCTGGACTACcagaaaataaagattaaaaacctGGAGGAAAAG CTCAGCTATGAGAGTTTTCAAGATACAGCTGATAAACTAATGGACTCTGACTACGAAACTCTTGATATGTTTGAATATCTGAAAGGAAACTCAACTGGCCTGGAAACAAGTG attttccCGTGGACTGCACTGACATGTTTAACAAAGGAGAAACAAATAGCGGTGTCTACGTTATCAAACCAAACCAATCAGAGCCGTTCAACGTTTTCTGTGAAATGAGTTCAG GGGGTTCAACAGTCATCCAGCGCAGGGTTGATGGTTCGGTGGATTTTGATCAGACATGGGAAAAGTACGAAAAAGGTTTTGGAGATCTGGAAA AGGACTTCTGGCTGGGCCTAAAAAAGATTCACAGCATTACACAGGAAGGCGTTTACATCCTTCGCGTTGATTTGGAGGACTGGAAGGAGGAAAAACACTGGGCTGAATACCGCTTCTCACTGGAAGGTCCCTCCAAGGACTATAGTCTTCGTGTCAGCCATTTCTCAGGTGACCTGCCTGATACCATGGCCAACTGCACCGGCATGAGATTTGCCACGAAAGACAGAAACACCGACAGCAACCAAAACTCCAACTGTGCACGCAGCTCCACAG GTGGCTGGTGGCTCAATGCTTGCGGTGAAGCCAACCTTAATGCTAGGCATGTGTGGCTCAGACCAAAGGGGCGCTTGATGAGGAGGAAGGGCATTCACTGGAGACCAACCACAGGCTCCTCATACTCACTCAAGATGACCAAAATCTCCATTCGACAAGCTTCAACTGCTGATATCTCCAACTGA